Below is a genomic region from Vibrio nitrifigilis.
TGAATAGCGTACTTTTTACCATCAGCACCAATACGTTCATTAATCGCACCATTGATCCGACAATGCGCGGGTAGTGCATTCCCCGCCGCACTTGCTCCCGTTAGCGCCGACATTTTATCTTTTGCCGCGTGTCCGGCTTTTACCCACTCTGTTTTTTGTATATGAACATGAGTTAATGACATCTGTGACATGGCTGTACAAGCTTGCTCAGCCGTAACGGCAAAAGCGCAACTCGGAACGGCAGCCAAGGAACCTAGGCCGACAAGTATCTTAATCGATTTATTCATTATAGTTATCCATTGAACAACAGGAAGAAAGCAAATCTATGAGAGTGAAAGAATTTACCATTTGATTATGAAATTAAAAACCGCATAATTTACCCTCTTCTTATCTAAAAATTCGATAGGTTACTCGTGTATAAGACGTCAATTGATCAATGGTTAGTGTTTACCACCATTATTGAAACTGGGGGATTTAATGCTGCAGCGGAAAAACTACATCGCAGCCAATCTTCAATTAGTTACTCGATTAGTAAGCTACAAGAACAATTAGGGCTTAAGCTATTTATTCAAAATGGTAGAAAGATGAGGCTAACGGCTGAAGGGGAAAGGCTAAGAGAAGAAATAGCACCAGTATTGAAGGAATTCGGCCGTATTGAATCGGTCGCCAACATGTTAGCTTCCGGTGTCGAGTCACGGATCTGTTTGTTAGTTGATTCCATTTTTCCCCGTCAATTACTGTTTAAAGCGATTCATTTATTTAATCAACAGTATCCCAATACGCGAGTCGAACTGTATGACATGATTCGCTTAAGTCCCTCAGAACATGTGCAATTCGATATGGCGATTTGCACCTCGACTAATGGCTTAGTGTCGGGAGATAAAATCATCGATATCGAGCTTTATCCTGTCGCTCACCCTAATCATCCGATATTTAATCACCAACCGATTCATCGCCAGGAATTATCTCATCACGTCAGCGTTCGCTTTCAAAATTCTCATCAAATACAAGGGAATGAACCGATGAGAAAAGGAGAATACTGGTTGGTTAATACGTTAGAAGCGGCCGCTTCAGCAGTGAGAAATCGCTTGGCCTATGGGTGGTTACCTATGGAAGTCATCCGACAAGATCTTGAGCAAAAAACGATGGCATTGTTACAACTAGAAGATAGGTTTAAAAGCATTATACCGCTCTATTTAATCGCGGGTGATAATGGAATTTGCGGCCCAGCCTCGGCATTCCTTAAACAGGTCATTTTTCAGGTATGCCAAAATAGAGAATCACTTATTAACGAATAAAATGGTGACCTATAAGGTCACCATTTTTCATCGTTTCACCAGTGGTATCAAGGATAATACCTAGAAGAAACCAAGCGGGTTAACATCATAACTGATCAGTAAATTTTTGGTGTTTTGATAGTGACTTAGCATCATTTTGTGCGTTTCACGGCCAATACCCGATTTCTTATAACCACCAAATGCGGCATGAGCTGGATACATGTGATAGCAGTTGATCCATACCCGACCAGCTTCAATACCACGCCCCATGCGGTACGCTAAGTTGGCATCTCGTGTCCAGACACCAGCACCTAAACCATATTCTGTATCGTTAGCAATCGCTAGTGCTTCAGCTTCATCTTTGAAGGTAGTAATCGCAATCACTGGCCCAAAGATTTCTTCTTGGAACACGCGCATTTTATTGTGTCCTGCTAACATGGTTGGCTGCACATAATAACCATCACTGATATCGCCAGACTGTTTAGATAAATCACCTCCAAACAGCACTTTCGCTCCTTCATTGCGCCCTATTTCTAAATAGCTGAGAATTTTTTCGTATTGCTCTTGTGATGCTTGTGCCCCTACTTGGATATCGCTATCAAGGGGGTTACCTTGTTTGATTAATTTGGCACGCTCAGTGAGTTTGGTTACAAATTTATCGTAAATAGATTCTTGAACTAACACTCGTGATGGACAAGTACACACTTCTCCTTGATTAAAGAAGCCTAATAATGTGCCTTCAATACATTTTTCTAAATACGCATCTTCATGTTCGAATACATCAGCAAAATAGATATTCGGTGATTTACCACCTAACTCCACCGTGGACGGAATTAAACTATCGGCGGCACATTTTAAAATGTGATTCCCCACAGAAGTGGATCCTGTGAACGCCAATTTGTTGATACGATGGCTTGTCGCTAATGCTTGCCCCGCTTCACTCCCGAAGCCATTGACAATATTAATCACTCCCGCTGGCAATAAATCGCTAATGGTGTCCATTAGCACCAAAATAGAAACAGGGGTTTGCTCGGCAGGCTTCATAACAACGCAGCATCCAGCAGCTAAAGCGGGGGCCAATTTCCAAGCCGCCATTAACATCGGAAAATTCCAAGGAATGATTTGTCCAACAACCCCAATTGGCTCGTGGAAATGATAGGCTGTGGTTTTCTCGTCAATTTCCCCGATACTGCCCTCTTGTGCACGAATACATCCCGCGAAATAACGGAAATGATCCACGACTAACGGTAGGTCGGCCGCTAGAGTTTCCCGAATTGGTTTACCATTTTCCCATGTTTCTACATAGGCTAATGTTTCAAGGTTTTGTTCCAATCGGTCAGCAATTTTCAATAGCAGATTCGAGCGTTCAGCCACACTCGTCTTTGCCCATGTAGTGCGCGCTTCATGGGCCGCGTCTAATGCCAGCTCAATATCAGCAGCACCGGAACGCGCTACTTTGCAAAAGGCTTTACCGTTAACAGGTGAAATATCATCAAAATATTCTCCAGAAACAGGTTTTACCCACTGACCTCCGATAAAGTTATCGTAATGAGATTCGAAATTAAATATGGCTTTGGCAGATCCAGGTTGAGCATAAATCATAATTATTCCCTTCTACTTTCTCATTTATTTTTTGGACTAACCTGTGCTTTTTTGCAGCAGTTTCAAAATTAACTACGCAAATCACACGCCATAAACCCGCCCCTTGTTGTTAATGAAATGTAAAACTATGATTAACAAATAATTAAAATAACCAACACAATGCTCTGATAAGCGAACAGAATCTGCCAACGACTGTTCAGCTGTAACAAAATGGAACAGTGTGGGTGTGAAGTGATGGAACAATTATGCAAATTCAACCGGTTAACAAAGATTGGTTAATAACCTCTTGGGGAAGAAGCGAGCAAGCGGGATTAAAGCAGCGTCGTTTACCTGAACATATTCGTTTGCCAAATTACGAGTTAAAAGAACGTAAATGGCGGGCAACAGCCATGATCGATGCGATCAATCAGCGGGTATTACCACTATTTGAACAAATGTACGCACATAGCGATAGTCGACTCATTTTAACCGATCAGGAAGGCATCATTTTAGCGACTTGGGGACAACCTAAGTTTCGTGAACGATTACTGCAAATAGCGTTAGAACCAGGTTCATGTTGGCAAGAAAAAGTAAAAGGTACCAATGCGATTGGTACTGCGTTAATCGAAACCAAACCTATCTCAGTGATTGGCGAACAACATTTTATTCGTCAACACCAGTTTATTAGCTGCTCCGCCAGCCCTATTTTTGACTACCAAGGCAATCTGCTTGGTGTACTTGATATCACCAGTGAACAACAGCAGCACGATGTTTCTACTCAAGTGCTCGTCCACAACATGGTTCAACTTATCGAAAACCACCTGATCACTCATCTACCAGATGGATCCACGCGTATCGATTTAGCCATGGACAAGTCTATGCTTGATAGCGGCTGGCAAGGTATTGTTATTGCCGATAGCCAAGGGAAAATAATGGCACACAACGAAATCGCGACCCACTTGATCGACAAACCTCTTGAGGCGGGGTTACATCTACAAGACCTTTTAGATCATATTCCCAAACGCATTATTTACGAAACGAAACCGATTAATCATCCAGCACCAAAACAAGTAAAAATCGTTCCGGATATTTCTTGTGAACCCAAGCTTCATTATGGAGACGAAACACTCCAGAAAGCTTGGCAGCAGGCAACCCAGTTAATCGATCACGATATCCCAATTTTACTCCTAGGTGAAACCGGATCAGGCAAAGGAGAGTTTATAAAAGCACTCCACCAAGCGAGTTTACGACGCAATAAACCGTTAATTACTGTCAACTGCTCCGCACTTGCTAAAGAACTGGTCGAATCGGAATTATTTGGTTACGCGCCAGGCGCATTTACTGGTGCGAGCAACAAAGGATATTCAGGAAAAATTCGCGCGGCTCACCAAGGCACTTTGTTTCTCGATGAAATTGGCGATATGCCGTTAGAAGTACAAACTCGTTTACTGCAAGTGTTACAAGACAAGGTCGTTGTACCTGTTGGATGCGTTCAAGAACATGCCGTCGATATACAGATTATTGCCGCAACGCACCGCCCATTAGAGCATGCGGTCGAGCAGGGGAAATTCCGCCAAGATCTGTATTATCGCTTAAATGGTTTAACTCTACGTTTACCCCCTTTAAGAGATCGTCAGGATAAATCTGCCCTCATTCGGGCCATTCACCATAAATACGCGCCAAAACACCAAACCATTTGTCCAGCCCTACACGTTTTGTTTAGTCAATATCTATGGCCAGGTAATCTTAGAGAATTGGACAATACGATGAAAGTTGCTTGCCTACTAGCGAGTGAGCACTCACAACTAAAACGCCAGTATCTCCCCGATGATTTACAGCAACGCTTACAGCTCAACAAACAATATGATCCCAATAGCGCCCACCAGCACTCCCCTCAACCCGAAGACAATGTAGAGCAAGAGCATACCTTAAAAGATCATATAGACGACACTTTACTAAGCGCCTTTGAAAGTCATAGTGGTAATATCAGCCAAACTGCCAGAACTTTGGGAATAAGCCGCAATACGCTGTATCGAAAGTTACGAGCGATTGGAATTTTAGAGTAATAGCTCACGTCTTAACATAGAGACAATTGTATTAGCGTACATTATCTGCGAAAGTTTCGACCCCTTTAAATACGCTCTATCCGCGTCGATAACAACGTTCAAAGCCATGTTACAAACAAAGCTCATTGCACTCCTGCCAGATTTGGCCAGTTTCATTCTTGTTGTTAACGAAGGCAGCTTTACTGCTGCGGCGAAACAACTAGGAGTGACCCCTTCAGCACTGAGCAAACTCATTACTCGATTGGAGAAAGCACTCTCCGTAAAGTTGTTTGAACGCTCTACTCGTACTTTGCATATCACACAAGCGGGTCAACAGATTTATGATCAATGCTTAGTGATGATTAATGCTGCAGAGCAAGCGGTTGAATTGTCACGTCGTGATCATCGAGAACCTACAGGTTCACTCACTGTTGCGGCTCCGGAAGCGTTTCTTAATTCGGTATTGCAGCCCTTTGTGGTGCCGTTTTTGCAGCAATATCCGCACATTGACCTGAAACTGCGCGCTGCTGATGGCAATATTGAACTGTTCCGCCACAGTATAGATGTCGCTTTCAAACTCACCGATAAACCCGATGAAAACTTAGTGCTAAAAGAGTTATGTAAAACAAATTTAGTCCTGTGCGCCGCCCCCGAATACCTCGCTCAACGAGGAACCCCTCAGCATCCGACCGCTCTCAGAGAGCACGATTGCCTTTATTTAGCAGAAAATGCCAAAGATCATATTTGGGACTTCTTAAAAGATGATGAATTTCATACCGTTGCGATCTCTGGCCGTTACGCTGTTAACCAGTCACAAATGCGCCTCAATGGGGTAAAACATGGGTTGGGTATCGGTATTTTTCACGATTTCGTGGTACAAGATCTCTTAGCATGTGGAGACGTGGTACAAGTATTACCGGATTGGACGATAAAAAGTAACTATCACGGTGCTGTCGCCATGCAATATCCTCAGACAAAGTACATGCCAGCGCGTTTGCGCGTATTTATTGATTTTGTCATTGAACACGTACAACCGAAGTTACAAGCTAAGGACAGTATTCATGCTTAAACGAATTCATCACACTGCCATTATCTGTAAAGATTACGCCCGTTCAAAGAATTTCTACACGCAAATCCTTGGACTCAAGGTAATTTCCGAAAATTATCGCGAACCGCGAGATTCGTATAAGCTCGATCTGGCGTTACCTGATGGCGGCCAAATCGAACTGTTTTCTTTTCCCACGCCACCAGACAGACCTAGCCACCCAGAAGCGTGTGGATTACGTCATCTCGCTTTCGTGGTAGAAGATGTAGCGGCAGCAAAATTACACCTTGAATCTCTCAATGTGGACGTAGAACCCATTCGGATTGACCCTTATACAGGGAAAGCGTTTACTTTTTTCCAAGATCCCGACGGATTGCCATTAGAGTTGTATGAAGAATAATATCGTGGCCAATTTTCAACATTGAATGATTCGATTTGCAAATCAGAGTATGACTAGGAGAGAAAAGATTCTCGCTGAAACAGCATCTTGAGGTGACTTGAGTATACAGAGGGATAAAAAGAGTCTTACGCAAGACTCTTTTTATTTAGAACGATAGCTCGTCATTAAGCGCATATAGCTATCTGGTTTTTTTATGGTACTCTTTGCGCAGTGCATCAATCTTATTAAGCTTCAATTTGGCATCATTTAAATCGCCTTTGTTCAAGCTGACTTTTATTCCATCAATTGCTGTCGTCAAATCTTGTAAGCCTTGGTAAAACTGCGCCGGGTTTTTGCCTTCGTATTCATCCCGTTTAGCTTCTTTCACTAAACTCGACATATCACCCATTGCCACTTT
It encodes:
- a CDS encoding LysR family transcriptional regulator, which codes for MYKTSIDQWLVFTTIIETGGFNAAAEKLHRSQSSISYSISKLQEQLGLKLFIQNGRKMRLTAEGERLREEIAPVLKEFGRIESVANMLASGVESRICLLVDSIFPRQLLFKAIHLFNQQYPNTRVELYDMIRLSPSEHVQFDMAICTSTNGLVSGDKIIDIELYPVAHPNHPIFNHQPIHRQELSHHVSVRFQNSHQIQGNEPMRKGEYWLVNTLEAAASAVRNRLAYGWLPMEVIRQDLEQKTMALLQLEDRFKSIIPLYLIAGDNGICGPASAFLKQVIFQVCQNRESLINE
- the exaC gene encoding acetaldehyde dehydrogenase ExaC is translated as MIYAQPGSAKAIFNFESHYDNFIGGQWVKPVSGEYFDDISPVNGKAFCKVARSGAADIELALDAAHEARTTWAKTSVAERSNLLLKIADRLEQNLETLAYVETWENGKPIRETLAADLPLVVDHFRYFAGCIRAQEGSIGEIDEKTTAYHFHEPIGVVGQIIPWNFPMLMAAWKLAPALAAGCCVVMKPAEQTPVSILVLMDTISDLLPAGVINIVNGFGSEAGQALATSHRINKLAFTGSTSVGNHILKCAADSLIPSTVELGGKSPNIYFADVFEHEDAYLEKCIEGTLLGFFNQGEVCTCPSRVLVQESIYDKFVTKLTERAKLIKQGNPLDSDIQVGAQASQEQYEKILSYLEIGRNEGAKVLFGGDLSKQSGDISDGYYVQPTMLAGHNKMRVFQEEIFGPVIAITTFKDEAEALAIANDTEYGLGAGVWTRDANLAYRMGRGIEAGRVWINCYHMYPAHAAFGGYKKSGIGRETHKMMLSHYQNTKNLLISYDVNPLGFF
- a CDS encoding sigma-54-dependent Fis family transcriptional regulator, whose product is MQIQPVNKDWLITSWGRSEQAGLKQRRLPEHIRLPNYELKERKWRATAMIDAINQRVLPLFEQMYAHSDSRLILTDQEGIILATWGQPKFRERLLQIALEPGSCWQEKVKGTNAIGTALIETKPISVIGEQHFIRQHQFISCSASPIFDYQGNLLGVLDITSEQQQHDVSTQVLVHNMVQLIENHLITHLPDGSTRIDLAMDKSMLDSGWQGIVIADSQGKIMAHNEIATHLIDKPLEAGLHLQDLLDHIPKRIIYETKPINHPAPKQVKIVPDISCEPKLHYGDETLQKAWQQATQLIDHDIPILLLGETGSGKGEFIKALHQASLRRNKPLITVNCSALAKELVESELFGYAPGAFTGASNKGYSGKIRAAHQGTLFLDEIGDMPLEVQTRLLQVLQDKVVVPVGCVQEHAVDIQIIAATHRPLEHAVEQGKFRQDLYYRLNGLTLRLPPLRDRQDKSALIRAIHHKYAPKHQTICPALHVLFSQYLWPGNLRELDNTMKVACLLASEHSQLKRQYLPDDLQQRLQLNKQYDPNSAHQHSPQPEDNVEQEHTLKDHIDDTLLSAFESHSGNISQTARTLGISRNTLYRKLRAIGILE
- a CDS encoding LysR family transcriptional regulator → MLQTKLIALLPDLASFILVVNEGSFTAAAKQLGVTPSALSKLITRLEKALSVKLFERSTRTLHITQAGQQIYDQCLVMINAAEQAVELSRRDHREPTGSLTVAAPEAFLNSVLQPFVVPFLQQYPHIDLKLRAADGNIELFRHSIDVAFKLTDKPDENLVLKELCKTNLVLCAAPEYLAQRGTPQHPTALREHDCLYLAENAKDHIWDFLKDDEFHTVAISGRYAVNQSQMRLNGVKHGLGIGIFHDFVVQDLLACGDVVQVLPDWTIKSNYHGAVAMQYPQTKYMPARLRVFIDFVIEHVQPKLQAKDSIHA
- the gloA2 gene encoding SMU1112c/YaeR family gloxylase I-like metalloprotein; the encoded protein is MLKRIHHTAIICKDYARSKNFYTQILGLKVISENYREPRDSYKLDLALPDGGQIELFSFPTPPDRPSHPEACGLRHLAFVVEDVAAAKLHLESLNVDVEPIRIDPYTGKAFTFFQDPDGLPLELYEE
- a CDS encoding cytochrome b562 — translated: MIKSLVTLSIGILLSTSVFAHGELGRTMKQMKSALQQAYQAQTVDDMKVAMGDMSSLVKEAKRDEYEGKNPAQFYQGLQDLTTAIDGIKVSLNKGDLNDAKLKLNKIDALRKEYHKKTR